In the Telopea speciosissima isolate NSW1024214 ecotype Mountain lineage chromosome 2, Tspe_v1, whole genome shotgun sequence genome, one interval contains:
- the LOC122650698 gene encoding uncharacterized protein LOC122650698 — protein MALEIKRLRVYGDSLVVICQNQGKWKTKDEKLKPYQEHLENLIKTFNEITFEYLPRDNNRCANALATLASMVECTPDAQVHPFLVERRNGPEYEESVKALTTNGRSWSAPITDFIRERKYPLNSTANEQKRLRKHAT, from the coding sequence ATGGCATTAGAGATCAAGAGGCTGAGAGTCTATGGAGATTCGTTAGTTGTAATTTGTCAAAATCAAGGGAAGTGGAAGACAAAGGATGAAAAGTTGAAGCCTTACCAAGAACATTTGGAGAACTTGATTAAGACCTTCAATGAAATCACCTTTGAATATTTGCCGAGGGACAATAACAGATGTGCCAACGCCCTAGCTACTTTAGcttcaatggttgaatgcaCTCCAGATGCTCAAGTTCACccatttttggtagaaagaaggAATGGGCCAGAATATGAAGAGTCAGTAAAAGCTCTGACAACTAATGGGAGGTCGTGGTCTGCACCCATCACTGACTTCatcagagaaagaaaatatCCTTTGAATTCCACAGCTAATGAACAGAAGAGGTTGCGGAAGCATGCCACATAG